The genomic window TGAAATTCTGTAATTTTATATATGAAAACAGCGGAATTCGATTTGATGAGAAGAATAAGGTTGTATTAAAAGGCAGAATTAATGATGCAATACATGAACTTGAAAATATCAATACTCCAAAACAATTATATGACTTAATAAGTTCTGACAAATTAAAAAAAGAATACTTCTTAGATCTAGTTACTACTAATCTAACACGATTCTTTAGAAATGAGGCTCATTTCTCAACCTTTGAAAAATTTATAATTCCAAACTTAATAAAGATTAAAACTCAAGAAGGCAAGAACAGAATTGTTATATGGTCTGCTGGATGCTCAACGGGAGAAGAACCGTATTCACTGGCATTTGTTCTTAAATATCATCTCCCAAAAAGTTTTGACTTTATTATTATCGCCTCTGATTTAAGTTTAAAATCTCTAATGATAGCAAAAGAAGGATATTACTCCGTACAAAAATGTGAACATATTCCAATGCAATATAAACAATACATTAAATCTCACATAGATGGTTATAGGGTAATAGAAAATATTAAGAAACACATACGATTTGATTATCATAACTTAAATTTTGAAAATGGCTTTTCAAATA from Borrelia hermsii DAH includes these protein-coding regions:
- a CDS encoding CheR family methyltransferase, encoding MLNISNELLMKFCNFIYENSGIRFDEKNKVVLKGRINDAIHELENINTPKQLYDLISSDKLKKEYFLDLVTTNLTRFFRNEAHFSTFEKFIIPNLIKIKTQEGKNRIVIWSAGCSTGEEPYSLAFVLKYHLPKSFDFIIIASDLSLKSLMIAKEGYYSVQKCEHIPMQYKQYIKSHIDGYRVIENIKKHIRFDYHNLNFENGFSNIDVIFCRNVLIYFDEKSKIKVLKKFYSSMAMKSYLFIGHSESLFGLNLPFKFLRTPWAVIYEKNDNGIPERKFQFKSRYKL